A portion of the Pectobacterium brasiliense genome contains these proteins:
- a CDS encoding YcjF family protein: MNEPLKPRVTFDDVSPQEPQPQLRAGLAFDEQSGTPFSPISREEEVPEEGAAEEAISAALRPKRSLWRRMVMAGIGLFGVSALAQGVQSLHNAWVQQDWIALGGITAGSLIVAAGVGSLAVEWRRLYRLRERAEERDVARDLLHSHGVGRGREFCEKLARQAGLDSGHPAIQRWQASLHETHNDREVLELYARLVQPVLDTQARREISRSAAESTLMIAVSPLALVDMAFIAWRNLRLINRIAALYGIELGYFSRIRLFRLVLVNIAFAGASELVREIGMDWMSQDLAARLSTRAAQGIGAGLLTARLGIKAMELCRPLPWLDDKPRLGDFRRELIGQVKETLQKGR, encoded by the coding sequence ATGAACGAACCACTGAAACCCCGCGTCACGTTCGATGACGTTTCACCGCAAGAGCCACAGCCGCAACTGCGTGCCGGGTTAGCATTTGACGAGCAGAGCGGCACGCCATTTTCCCCGATCAGCCGCGAAGAAGAGGTACCGGAAGAAGGTGCGGCGGAAGAAGCGATCAGCGCGGCGCTGCGACCAAAGCGCAGCCTGTGGCGGCGTATGGTGATGGCGGGAATCGGGCTGTTTGGTGTTAGCGCGCTGGCACAGGGCGTGCAGTCACTGCATAACGCCTGGGTACAACAAGATTGGATCGCGCTGGGCGGCATTACCGCAGGCAGCCTGATTGTCGCGGCGGGCGTCGGTTCGCTGGCTGTCGAGTGGCGACGCCTCTACCGCTTGCGGGAACGGGCGGAAGAGCGCGACGTGGCTCGCGATCTGTTACATAGCCACGGCGTGGGGCGCGGGCGCGAATTCTGTGAAAAGCTGGCACGTCAGGCAGGGCTGGATAGCGGCCATCCAGCCATACAGCGCTGGCAGGCTTCTCTCCATGAAACTCACAACGACCGTGAAGTGCTGGAGCTTTATGCACGTCTGGTTCAGCCCGTACTGGATACGCAGGCGCGGCGTGAAATCAGCCGCTCGGCGGCGGAATCCACCTTGATGATCGCCGTCAGCCCGCTGGCGCTGGTGGATATGGCATTTATCGCCTGGCGCAATCTGCGCCTGATTAACCGTATTGCCGCGCTGTACGGCATCGAACTTGGCTATTTCAGCCGCATTCGCCTGTTCCGGCTGGTGCTGGTCAATATCGCGTTTGCTGGTGCCTCGGAGCTGGTGCGGGAAATTGGCATGGACTGGATGTCGCAGGATCTTGCCGCGCGGCTATCAACTCGTGCTGCACAGGGCATTGGTGCAGGGCTGCTGACCGCGCGCTTGGGTATCAAAGCAATGGAACTGTGCCGCCCGTTACCGTGGCTGGATGACAAACCGCGCCTCGGCGATTTCCGCCGCGAACTGATTGGTCAGGTGAAAGAAACGCTGCAAAAAGGGCGTTAG
- a CDS encoding YcjX family protein, with protein MSRLQNEINSLVNRGVDRHLRIAVTGLSRSGKTAFITAFVNQLLNTHSGAHLPMFSPVREERLLGVKRVPQRDLGVPRFAYDEGMAALYGSPPAWPTPTRGVSEIRLALRYRSKDSLLRHFKDTSTLYLEIVDYPGEWLLDLPLLEQTYLSWSQQMSGLLQGGRTEWAKPWLALCEKIDPLAPVDENQLAEVAQAYTDYLHRCKQEGLHFIQPGRFVLPGDLAGAPVLQFFPWPQVNQIGEAKLAQADEKTNIGMLRKRFDYYCQSVVKGFYKDHFVRFDRQIVLVDCLQPLNSGIHAFNDMRLALTQLMQSFHYGKRTLFRRLFSPCIDKLMFAASKADHITADQHANLVSLLQQLVQEAWQNAAFEGIDMRCEGIASIQSTQSGVVDHQGQKIPALKGHRLSDGQPLTVYPGEVPARLPGAAFWQTQGFHFDQFRPREMTVDTPLPHIRLDTVMDFLLKDKLR; from the coding sequence ATGAGTCGACTACAGAACGAAATTAACTCACTGGTCAATCGCGGCGTAGATCGCCACCTGCGGATTGCCGTCACCGGGTTGAGCCGCAGTGGCAAAACCGCGTTTATCACCGCGTTCGTCAATCAATTATTGAATACCCACAGCGGTGCACACTTGCCGATGTTTTCCCCCGTGCGCGAAGAGCGATTGCTGGGAGTAAAGCGTGTGCCGCAGCGCGATCTGGGCGTGCCGCGTTTTGCTTATGATGAAGGTATGGCCGCGCTGTATGGTTCGCCGCCGGCTTGGCCAACGCCGACGCGCGGTGTGAGTGAGATTCGTCTGGCGCTGCGCTATCGCTCTAAGGATTCGTTGCTGCGTCATTTCAAAGATACCTCGACGCTCTACCTGGAAATTGTCGATTACCCCGGCGAATGGCTGCTGGATTTGCCGCTGCTGGAGCAAACCTATTTGAGCTGGTCACAGCAGATGAGTGGTTTGCTGCAAGGGGGACGCACCGAGTGGGCCAAACCCTGGCTGGCGCTGTGTGAGAAAATTGATCCGCTGGCTCCGGTGGATGAAAACCAGCTTGCTGAGGTGGCGCAGGCTTACACCGACTATCTGCATCGCTGCAAACAGGAAGGGCTGCACTTTATTCAACCGGGTCGGTTTGTGCTGCCGGGCGATCTGGCGGGCGCGCCGGTGCTGCAATTCTTCCCCTGGCCGCAGGTGAATCAGATCGGTGAAGCTAAGCTGGCGCAGGCGGATGAGAAAACCAACATCGGCATGCTGCGCAAGCGTTTTGATTATTACTGTCAGTCGGTCGTCAAAGGATTTTATAAGGATCACTTTGTGCGCTTCGACCGGCAGATTGTTCTGGTCGATTGCCTACAACCACTCAATAGCGGCATTCATGCGTTTAACGATATGCGGCTGGCGCTCACCCAACTGATGCAAAGTTTTCATTACGGGAAGCGCACGTTGTTCCGGCGCTTGTTCTCGCCCTGCATCGACAAACTGATGTTTGCGGCGAGTAAAGCGGATCACATTACCGCCGACCAGCACGCCAATCTGGTGTCGTTGCTTCAGCAACTGGTGCAGGAAGCGTGGCAGAACGCCGCGTTTGAAGGCATCGATATGCGCTGTGAAGGCATTGCGTCGATCCAGTCAACGCAGAGCGGGGTGGTCGATCATCAGGGCCAGAAAATTCCGGCGCTGAAAGGGCATCGGCTCAGCGACGGTCAGCCGTTGACGGTCTACCCCGGTGAAGTGCCAGCACGCTTGCCGGGCGCGGCATTCTGGCAAACGCAGGGCTTCCATTTCGATCAATTTCGTCCGCGCGAGATGACGGTAGACACACCGTTGCCGCATATCCGGTTGGATACGGTCATGGACTTTCTGTTAAAGGATAAATTGCGATGA
- a CDS encoding ShlB/FhaC/HecB family hemolysin secretion/activation protein, translated as MLRNASFTDGYQPARLSQLTLFILLTTSANSWAADNNLTPLAAPDRVDEQLNINQQDRQRAMQQQLTPQTPDVRLQPPSSFFTKLQFPQEQQCFTLYHIILTGKEDFPSWLRIPLQQLADQGKGQCLGAQGVNLLMSALQNRLIDHGYVTARVMAPPQNLKTGTLHITLIPGKTRQIKLTKESDRYVSLWSALPAREGELLDLRDIEQGLENLQRVPTVQAEMAIVPGEQPGESDIDVTWKQEKMWRLGATLDDSGTETTGRYQGGLTLYIDNPFSLSDLFYISGNHDLESGSEKGSKNYMLHYSVPFGYWMAGVTASGYDYNQNVAGAYEDYNYSGNSKNLNFQLSRVLYRSGSQKTSMSYEILTRESQNFVNDTEVDVQRRKTSAWRLGLQHRHYFGATTLDAAVSYQRGTRWFGAIPAQEEYFDEGTALAKIIQLNAQLDMPFTIGNQTFRYNVQYLRQINHTKLTPQDQLSIGNRWTVRGFDGERTLTADNGWFVRNDLAWRTPLPNQELYLGADYGEVDGTRDYLAGKHLAGGVLGLRGNAFNTGYDLFVGVPFSKPEGFHTSPVTLGFNLSWQY; from the coding sequence ATGCTACGGAATGCGTCATTCACTGACGGGTATCAACCTGCGCGTCTTAGCCAGCTTACGCTATTTATTTTATTGACCACCTCAGCAAACAGTTGGGCGGCAGATAATAATCTGACGCCTCTTGCCGCACCGGACCGGGTGGATGAACAGCTAAATATCAACCAGCAGGATCGCCAGCGTGCGATGCAGCAGCAATTAACACCACAAACGCCCGATGTGCGTTTGCAGCCTCCCTCTTCATTCTTTACTAAGCTGCAATTTCCGCAGGAGCAACAGTGCTTTACTTTGTATCACATCATACTGACCGGCAAAGAAGATTTCCCCTCCTGGCTGCGTATCCCGCTGCAACAGCTGGCCGATCAGGGTAAAGGTCAGTGCCTGGGCGCTCAGGGTGTCAACCTGCTAATGAGCGCACTGCAAAACCGTCTGATCGACCATGGCTACGTCACCGCGCGCGTAATGGCGCCGCCGCAAAACCTGAAAACCGGCACCCTGCATATCACCCTGATTCCGGGCAAAACACGCCAGATCAAACTGACCAAAGAGAGCGATCGCTACGTGAGCCTCTGGAGCGCCCTGCCTGCGCGTGAAGGCGAACTGCTGGATTTGCGTGATATTGAGCAGGGACTGGAAAACCTACAACGCGTGCCCACCGTACAGGCAGAAATGGCGATTGTCCCGGGCGAACAGCCCGGTGAAAGCGACATTGACGTCACCTGGAAACAGGAAAAAATGTGGCGTCTCGGCGCGACGCTCGATGATTCAGGCACCGAAACCACCGGTCGTTATCAGGGCGGCCTGACGCTGTATATCGATAATCCCTTCTCACTCAGCGACCTGTTCTACATTTCCGGCAACCATGACCTTGAATCCGGCAGCGAAAAAGGCAGCAAGAACTACATGCTGCACTACTCCGTGCCGTTCGGTTACTGGATGGCGGGCGTCACCGCCAGCGGCTACGACTACAACCAGAATGTAGCGGGCGCGTATGAAGACTACAACTACAGCGGCAACAGCAAAAACCTTAACTTCCAACTGAGCCGGGTGCTGTACCGCAGCGGCAGTCAGAAAACCTCAATGAGCTATGAAATTCTGACGCGCGAATCGCAGAACTTCGTCAACGACACCGAAGTGGATGTGCAGCGGCGGAAAACCAGCGCCTGGCGTCTGGGTCTGCAGCATCGCCACTACTTCGGTGCCACCACCCTTGATGCCGCAGTGAGCTATCAGCGCGGCACCCGCTGGTTCGGCGCTATTCCGGCGCAGGAAGAGTATTTCGATGAAGGCACCGCACTGGCGAAAATTATCCAACTCAATGCCCAATTGGATATGCCGTTTACAATAGGAAACCAGACCTTCCGCTACAACGTGCAGTATCTGCGCCAGATCAACCATACCAAACTGACGCCACAGGATCAGCTGTCGATTGGTAACCGCTGGACCGTGCGCGGCTTTGATGGTGAACGCACCCTGACGGCCGACAACGGCTGGTTCGTGCGCAACGATCTGGCCTGGCGCACTCCGCTGCCTAACCAGGAACTGTATCTCGGCGCTGACTACGGCGAAGTGGACGGCACACGTGATTACCTCGCCGGAAAACATCTGGCGGGTGGCGTGCTTGGTCTACGCGGTAACGCCTTTAACACCGGCTACGACCTGTTTGTTGGTGTGCCGTTCTCCAAACCGGAAGGTTTCCACACCAGCCCGGTCACCCTCGGTTTCAACCTCAGCTGGCAGTACTAA
- a CDS encoding toxin-activating lysine-acyltransferase, whose translation MKIPVNGYQLTAPLLGGQFSEAEALGAAVWLWMHSEQHRDIPLSVLPTLLLPAIKHQQFVIASRDDKPLFFLSWAWMDEEAEQRYLTGPGILVQPQDWTSGNRLWFRDWVAPFGDQQAFRRIVGGTLFPHLCGRALYHKGAERGQRVLQFRGDDVTQQQFRLWQQNTPLVA comes from the coding sequence ATGAAGATTCCTGTTAATGGCTATCAGTTAACCGCCCCGCTGCTAGGCGGTCAGTTCAGCGAAGCGGAAGCGCTTGGCGCAGCGGTCTGGCTGTGGATGCATTCAGAACAGCACCGCGATATTCCGCTCAGTGTGCTGCCGACGCTGCTGCTGCCCGCGATCAAACATCAGCAGTTTGTTATTGCCAGCCGCGATGACAAGCCCCTGTTTTTCCTCAGTTGGGCGTGGATGGATGAAGAGGCGGAACAGCGCTACCTCACCGGCCCCGGCATTCTGGTGCAGCCACAGGACTGGACCAGCGGCAACCGCCTGTGGTTCCGCGACTGGGTCGCGCCCTTCGGCGATCAGCAGGCATTTCGTCGCATCGTCGGCGGCACGCTGTTTCCCCACTTATGTGGCCGTGCGCTGTACCACAAAGGTGCGGAACGCGGACAACGGGTACTGCAATTCCGTGGCGATGACGTCACCCAGCAACAATTCAGACTCTGGCAGCAGAACACGCCGCTGGTTGCTTAA